The genomic stretch TTTTTCATACTGTCGGCAAATATGATAGCACCGGTCGAACTGCTGTCTCACATTAATTTTGCACTGGCACATTCGTGGGATGCTGGCTCGGGAAATCTCTgccttcagttttatttttcaaggcTATGTAAGTGCTGAAATTTCTTACCATTAATGGGTAGAAGGCTACAACAGGTCAAGCTAAAAGTTGTTTGGTACATATGTGTGATCGAGTTTGTTCTCTTTCAAAGTAACGTTATTAGGAATTCaaaattattgatattttcataatgaAGATTTCATTGTTTATAGGCAAAAAACAGggaataaataacaacaaaatgaatGGCAGCAAAGGACATTGTCATATTGGCCCACAGTTTCACAATCGGTGCATCCCTAACTTAAATCAACCGCCATCAAATGTGTTCAAAGAGGTAAACGTTTGCTAAAAGTCCACAAGGGCTCAGGATGCCACTCACggggtttgttgttgttgtggatgTCGTGCATAGTTGGGGCAAGAGGTCGGCCCCTGCAGTGGCTAACTGGAAGATTCATTGAGCAGCTCATAAAAAGCAACTGCCTGAAGCAGGGCGTCACACagttcctctcctcccctgccgATTTTAAATGAATTCCTGTACTTCACCAATAGGTCAGGAGGAACATTTATCCTGGGTATCTTCTGTGTCACAGACTCAGTCATCATTTTACGGACCATCTGTGCCCCGCTGGTCCGAGACTCGCCCACCATGAGTCCAAAGTGACGTCCCACAGCGCTGCGCATCATGTTCAAAACTCTGTAAAAGATGGAAGAAATGGAGGAGGGAAGTTAGTTTGTGAACCTTCCCTGACTCTGAGACAGTTGAAACAAAAAGGGTGAAAGGCCAAGAAAAATTCTAGATGAACATCATGTTTGTTGTACAGTACTTTGGTGCATGTCACAATTATCATTAATTCCCTTTTTCCCTACCTAGGAGGAATGTTGGCCTTGGGTGGGGGGTTTCTGGGCTCCAGCAGAGCGAACAGCATGGCCTCTACAGTCCTCATGTGGGCCATGACAGGGAACAGAGTCGTATTCTGGACTGAGATGGAGGACTTCTCTATTATGTAGAAGTCAGCTGATGGGAGATGTGACACAACTGTGGAGACCTGAGggcagaaaagaaaagtacaaattGTTCTCTTGGTTCAAATTCCTTACTGTGACTTCAACCCATGTGTTAATTGAAAACACAAGGACAACTGCCATTTTACAGCTTCTATAGTCAACTGGTCACTGTAAGATTTCAGTAATAACATGGACTCTGACAGTCATACTCACATCACTCAAGTAGGTAGAGGCCATGTATGTTCCCTTCAAGAAATTTGGACATTCCAGCTGTTGCCAGTCCAGGACTGTCATCCCACGGTTCACATGGGTCCAGGCGATTTTATTAGTTCCACATACTAGTGACACAATGGAGCTGGCATcctgaacaaacacatacagaatCAAGACCGGGGGATATTGTCAattatcatttttacatttaacagTTTGACAACTGAAATGAGATTAACTCAGCTAATGCAGTCAGGGGCCAGTTTGAATTATCAAACAGGGATCTCTCTTTCTACACAGATTTTACATGCCAATGTATTAATTGCAGGGAATCAACACATCATTTGAAAACTTGTTTATGTGGTTCAAGATGAGCTTTGTCAAGGACGTTAAATGGACTTGCATCAACTGACTATTCAAAGTGCTTAACACCctttcatacactgatggcgcaTGGCTGATACAGCTTCCTATCCAAGGCGTGTGTGTTCAGCCATCCTGTTTTTGAGTCCTGCAACTTTATATAACTGCAATACTAAATTGTAAAAATTACACCTTCGATTACACCTTAGATCCAGATCACTGTAATACAAGCCTTGTATAACCTAAATatgacagagcagagcagcagtgtgAGGCTGATCGGGCATCTCCATCATCCTCATGCAAGATGGATGCTTGTGAACACATAGACTGCAACTTAAATCTTGTGTCATTCCACTTATATTCACGTTTAAAACTCATATAGGTGTGTGGAGAAGTGGTAGTTCTGATCAATAAACACATGATCAGAACCTCACCTCCAACCAGGACCTGTCGACCTCTGGCCTGATAAACTTGGCCAGCTGAATCCTCCCTTTCTTCACCATCTTCACCGGGTTGAGGATGGAGTTGAAGACCGTGACAGCACTTTTGTGCTTCAGCAGCGGCACATTCACCACACTCTCCAGGGTTTTAAAAGGTCCGTTTTTAGTCCTGTACTCCACAATGTTGAGCGACTTGCGGCCTCTCAGGAGCTTGACGCCGGCCAGCTCTGATGGCGCGGCGTTGTTGAGCAGCTGGAGGATGACATCTCGTTGCGCGGAGGTGTAGAACTCATCC from Sparus aurata chromosome 1, fSpaAur1.1, whole genome shotgun sequence encodes the following:
- the tefm gene encoding transcription elongation factor, mitochondrial, which codes for MWFARRFLSSVVYRSQYSCQPGLFLRPQQCSLPELELRYLQCTCCWRSRVPVAGFETLDAVLTSTSNSTPCKEDNRPLDEFYTSAQRDVILQLLNNAAPSELAGVKLLRGRKSLNIVEYRTKNGPFKTLESVVNVPLLKHKSAVTVFNSILNPVKMVKKGRIQLAKFIRPEVDRSWLEDASSIVSLVCGTNKIAWTHVNRGMTVLDWQQLECPNFLKGTYMASTYLSDVSTVVSHLPSADFYIIEKSSISVQNTTLFPVMAHMRTVEAMLFALLEPRNPPPKANIPPRVLNMMRSAVGRHFGLMVGESRTSGAQMVRKMMTESVTQKIPRINVPPDLLVKYRNSFKIGRGGEELCDALLQAVAFYELLNESSS